The following are from one region of the Schistocerca cancellata isolate TAMUIC-IGC-003103 chromosome 11, iqSchCanc2.1, whole genome shotgun sequence genome:
- the LOC126108692 gene encoding sugar transporter SWEET1-like — protein MPLSDYKDLVGALASYAQIAQMLSGSLMCWEFHRNGTTRPTPATMFVMGGALGFVMLEFARIMDDPAMLRANWVGMVLSQVYLLCYWFYSDDRPGFYRSLAKGAALAGGLVAYARLEDPELVEHRFGIILTGLFFFMVSLPLFSLGEIIRTKSSASIPLPMLLTGTVVSSLWLLYGFIIDSGFMIFQNVVVLILSAIQFALIVIYPRTLPPHETKKVD, from the coding sequence ATGCCGCTGTCTGACTACAAGGACCTGGTGGGCGCACTGGCCAGCTATGCACAAATCGCCCAGATGCTGTCCGGCTCACTCATGTGCTGGGAGTTTCACCGCAACGGCACCACTCGACCCACGCCCGCGACGATGTTCGTCATGGGTGGGGCGCTCGGTTTCGTGATGCTCGAGTTCGCCCGCATCATGGACGACCCGGCTATGCTGCGTGCCAACTGGGTGGGTATGGTGCTCAGCCAGGTGTACCTGTTGTGCTACTGGTTCTACAGTGACGACCGGCCCGGCTTCTACCGGTCACTGGCGAAAGGCGCCGCGCTCGCCGGCGGCCTCGTGGCCTACGCCCGCCTCGAGGACCCCGAGCTGGTGGAGCACCGCTTCGGGATCATCCTGACCGGGCTCTTTTTCTTCATGGTCTCTCTGCCACTCTTCTCGTTGGGCGAGATAATCAGGACCAAGAGCAGTGCCAGCATCCCACTGCCCATGCTCCTGACCGGGACCGTcgtctcctctctctggctgctctACGGGTTCATCATCGACAGTGGCTTCATGATCTTCCAGAATGTGGTCGTCCTCATCCTCTCGGCAATCCAGTTCGCTCTGATCGTCATCTACCCGAGGACACTGCCACCTCACGAGACGAAGAAGGTGGACTGA